The genomic stretch CCCTACTGAACATTGACACCACTTCGTTTTGGGCATCACCAAAATAAAGAAAGTTAACTTCATGGTCATTTTCAGGAATGGTAAACTGAAACCATTCACTCCAAAAATCCCCACCTCCTACCCTATACACGTAGCTGCGCCCCGCCTTGAGACCGTCCAATTTCACCTGATGGTAATTTGCATGTATTGTAGGCTCCTCATTTTGCTGAGAAATGAGGGTTTCTGTGGCGGCTTGACGGGACTGGACGTGATCCCGGAACTCAGGACCTGCAGTAGCTATCGTAAATTCCACATGGGATACGGTTACAGTGGTATCAGTTCTCCAGTTCACACCTAATTCTTCCAGAGGGTTTTCAGAAAGATTTAGGATAATCCGGTCAGGTTTCGGGCTTGGAAGTAAATGAAAATTAGGCTCTACCGGAGAACTACTCTGCGAAAAGACATGCATCGGGCAGATAAAGTAAATCACTAAAACCAAACTTCTGACCACAAACAATCTACTCATTATCAAAATATTATATTAATTAAGTTTTTATTTAGCTTTGAGTATAATTTTTCAGAAAAGCTTTTTACATAATGAATACTTTGATTGATTGATTTCAGACTATGGATGTATGTAACATTATCTGAAATCAAGCCTGACTAAGGTTTATAGGTATGACTCCAATTGGCTTATAGAGTTTTGAAAATCAGCATCTACAAAAAAGAAATGAAGGTAATCGGTCTTACAACCATGGTCACCCGGAGCAGCTTGCCTCGCCGGTGGGGAGAGTCGAAATATCGTCAACTCCGCTTACTCGGACTGACACAGCATTTGCTCACTTGTTTAAGTATCTTAAAACTCCCGCTTCAAATCGATGTCATAGGAGAAAAAATCCGTAGCGTAATAGACCACGTTATACTCGACGGGCTTTTCTCCCTGATCCAGGACTAATCTTTCTCGCTTCAGCACCGGGTCACCTTTTTTGATATCCAGTGCCTTGGCAATAGTACTAGAGGCGGCTACCGCTTTGAGCTTTTCTTTTGAGGTCGCCACCACGATATGAAACTCTCGCTCCAGCATTTCATAGAGTGGCTGATAGAAGTCCTCCTTTCCCGTAAGACCTATCCTGGGATGAAAAAATGAAATGCTATAGAGGTACTTGGCATCTTTGCCCCCCCTTACCCGTTCCATACAACATACTTCTGAATCAGGTGTAATATTCAGGGCTTTTGAGATTCTCTCTTCAGGAAGTTCAAAACCAACTTTCACAGAATATTCCACTACCTCAATCCCCTTGTTCTTCATTTCCTTGGTAAAGGAGATCCATTGATCCAGCCGCGTGGAGATATTCTGGCTGATGACTTTGGAGCCTACTCCTCTTTTCCTTTCCACCAATCCTTCCTGTACCAGCTTGTCGATAGCTTGCCGGACGGTGTTTCTAGATATCCCAAACCGCTTGGCCAAATTTTCTTCCTTAGGCAAAAAGGATTCTCCTGATGCATATTCCTTTATTCGTATAAGTTCTCTTAGGTATTTTTCTACCTGCACATGATAAGGAATAGAGCTTTTGAGGTCTATTCTGAAATCTTTTACCTGCATGGGTTCACTTTATTATTATTCAACATGGATATACGGAATGATGCCAGTAGCCGTAATTTCTTTGTTCAGCCGGACAGAAGACCGAAGACGGGTGACCGAAGCGGCCTAAATGCTAGTTAGCCTCATTACTGGTATAAAAGCGGATATACATATTATTCAAAGTAAGGATCACCAGACTTATGCCCAAGATCATATAATACTTCTTCTGAGACACAATAATACAGTAAATTATGATGAGTTTTTAGCATCAAAAAACATCAGGAAATATCAAATCCATAATACAATTCTTACACATTATGATTTTTTTTCCCCAAGCATACATAAAACGATCCATAACCCTAAATTATCCAGCCCCCCAAGTGGCTCCAAAACCTCAACTCAAAGATATCAGGATGCTAAAAGGCACTACCGATACATGCATCAAACGGATACACCATCAGCTGAATAATAACTTTTTCATATACTTGACCTAGCTATAAAACAGTATCAGATCTTTTCAATACCCTGAAAGCAAAAGAAATAATCACTGCGGAAACGATCAATACGATAAATCCTTGATTTACTGTAAAGTTTTTCTGCACCAATCCCATAATCAAGGGGACAATGGCCCCGCCTATGATTGCCATGGTCATCAGTCCGGAAATCTCATTGCTTCTGGTAGGTCTTTTGTTGATGGTCAATGCAAAAATCAACGGAAACAGATTGGCAGATGCCAACCCAACCAAAACAATTGAAATAAGTGTGGCAGTTAGGTTCGAAGAGAAAATCAATCCCAGGAAAAACAACACGGTGAGGAAGCTGGACCATTTCAGGAATTTCAGATGGCTCACTTTACTGAGTATAATCGCACCAGCAAACCGACTCACCATCAAGGAGAAAAAGTACAGACTAATCCCCAGAGAGGAATCTTCCAGACTCAAACCAAAGTTGGAAACAAGCAATCCCTGAATATTGGTATTCATTCCTACATCAATTCCTACAATCAGAAAAATCGAAAGCACCATAAAGGCAATCATAGGATCTCCAAGTAAAGCAAAACATTTTCTGAAACTTGTGGCATCTGCCTTAAATTTCTCATGCACTACCATTTTGCTGAGCCATATGGCAGTCAAAATAGAGATCAGGCCATAAGCTAAAAACACATTCTTCCAATCCCCGGTAAAAGTCACCATAAATGCAACAATGAGCGGCCCAAGTAAGGAGCTGATCGCCTTCACAAACTGCGAGATACTCAATAGACTTGGGTATTTCCCCTCTGAGACCACTTCCCTCAGCAGGGGATTGGAGGATACCTGGATGAAGGTGTTACCTATTCCCAACAACACAAAAGAGAACAGGAATACCGGGTAAGTATAGCTGACAAAAGGGGTGAACATGCCCAGAGCTGTTGCCGCGATTCCGATCAGCAGGACATTCTTTTTACCAATTTTGTTCTGTAGCAGGCTTACGGGTATGGATAGTATAAAAAACCATACAAACACCATCGAAGGAATCAGCTGGGCCAGAGTGGGAGTCAGATTGAAATCCTTCTGGGCAAATCCCGTGGAAACTCCCACGATATCCACAAAGCCCATCACGATATAACTCAGGAGAATAGGCGCTATAGTTTTATAGTTTATTGCCACTGTTTTGGTCTGCTCCATCACATTTCTTTAATTAGATCTGACAATTCCCTATAATAATCGTCATCCACCAATAATGCACCTCCGATCAGTGCGGCATGATCCATCAATCCGGACAGGTGAACCTCTGTTATCGGCAGTTCATCTACTAGCTGATCTTTGAAGTATTCAAAGGCATTGGAAATATTCCCGCCCAAGACCAACACCTCTGCATCAAATTTTTCTATAAATGGGCCCAAAAATCTCCCCAGCTCCTGACCAAACAACTGAAAGGTTTCCCTGGCTTTGGATTCATTCTTAGCCATTTGGTAGATTTCTAAAGCATTAGTTGCCCGCTGCCCGCTGACGATATGATAAAGATGCAGCAATCCCCGGGTCGAAAACAACTCATCAGCCATCACCCCATCCACTAATTGATTGTACAAAAAGCCGCCTTCCGGAACCTGGGAATCTGAAAACACCGGCTTTCGGTTTAGTATAAATGAAGCGCCCAAGCCAGTTCCAAGCGTGATTGCAACGCATCGGTCAAAAGACTTGGCTTTGCCAATGGTAGAGACAGCAATGGCAAAAGCGGATGCATCGTTGATAAATCTTACCTGAGAAACCGGCATTCCTAATCGGGCAGCGAGTTCAATTTTTATATTCATGTCGTAGAGACATTCATACTTATTGACTCCTGTAATCTTGCTAATCCCATCATAGTAGTCAAAAGGCCCGGGAATGGCAATTCCCACCCCGGCTACCTTGTTCTGGGCGCATGAGATGGTAGTGCCGATTGCCGCGCCCCAGGTATCCAGTATCCTGCCAGCCTCCCAATTGGGATCCACATGGTAGGTACTTCTGGAATCTAAAATCAGCTGCTGTCCGATGCTGTCATACAGACATGCCGCAATATGACTCCCACCTATATCCACACCTACCTGTATCATAGCAAATCCTCTTTTAGGTGAATCAGATCTTTTTCCATTTCTGCTATCATTTTGTCTCTGTAGTCTGTTCCAAAGCTTCGATAGCATCCATCAATACTCCGGCGCTTCCTTTGAACGTACCCGATCCTCTGGGTTCATTGTTTATAGAATACCATTCATAGAATCCCTTATTCTTAACCACTCGTTCAGTCATGGGCTGGATCTGCTCATAGGCTTCTTTTACAAAACCATTTTTCACCAACTCCAACACCATTCTCCCTCCAAACCATGTCCAGTCTCCGCCATTCTGGTAGCTATAAACCGGGTTCATGATCTTATTGGCAAAAAACCCTTCAGGGTATGGAGGATAAATAGTCAGACCTATAGAAGGTGCCCCGGCTTGCTTCACTCGGGAAACCATTTCATCCAGCGATGCTTTGATTTCCTTCTTTGACAAAAGCCCTGCTTCGATGGCTATGGCTGTCCCTCCGAAATAGTAAATTTCGTTTTCGTCAAAATCTTCCGGAAAAGGTGAGCCTTCCAGATAGATATGCGGGATGAACTTATGTTCCTTTTTGTCCCAAAGGTGCTTTCTGGTGTTTTCGGCTATATTTTGTCGGACAGTCCCCCACTTAGTCTTGGTTTCAGGGATGATTTCCATCAGGTTGTCCAAGGCAATGACCATCATGGCATTGTCATATATATCAATTGCCCGGTGGGTATTTTCATCCAGATCCACGCCCCAACCATGCTCTGGCTGTACATCTCCCCAATCGGCCGTAGTAGCACCCCAGAGCAACCCATATTCTTCACTGAATCTTTCATTCATCAGGAAATCCATTGCCCACTCCATGCGCTCAGGGACAGTCTTGTCACCAATTACTTCTGCTAGAATCGAACGGTCACCGGTTACTTTGATGTATTTATAAACCGTCTGTATCAACGAAGTTTCCTGATCAGTCTCCACGGTATTCTTATGCCCGGCATATCGAGGCTCAAGTTCCGTATAGCTGAAGTCCGTCT from Algoriphagus sp. NG3 encodes the following:
- a CDS encoding ROK family protein; the protein is MIQVGVDIGGSHIAACLYDSIGQQLILDSRSTYHVDPNWEAGRILDTWGAAIGTTISCAQNKVAGVGIAIPGPFDYYDGISKITGVNKYECLYDMNIKIELAARLGMPVSQVRFINDASAFAIAVSTIGKAKSFDRCVAITLGTGLGASFILNRKPVFSDSQVPEGGFLYNQLVDGVMADELFSTRGLLHLYHIVSGQRATNALEIYQMAKNESKARETFQLFGQELGRFLGPFIEKFDAEVLVLGGNISNAFEYFKDQLVDELPITEVHLSGLMDHAALIGGALLVDDDYYRELSDLIKEM
- a CDS encoding GntR family transcriptional regulator; this encodes MQVKDFRIDLKSSIPYHVQVEKYLRELIRIKEYASGESFLPKEENLAKRFGISRNTVRQAIDKLVQEGLVERKRGVGSKVISQNISTRLDQWISFTKEMKNKGIEVVEYSVKVGFELPEERISKALNITPDSEVCCMERVRGGKDAKYLYSISFFHPRIGLTGKEDFYQPLYEMLEREFHIVVATSKEKLKAVAASSTIAKALDIKKGDPVLKRERLVLDQGEKPVEYNVVYYATDFFSYDIDLKREF
- a CDS encoding MFS transporter, yielding MEQTKTVAINYKTIAPILLSYIVMGFVDIVGVSTGFAQKDFNLTPTLAQLIPSMVFVWFFILSIPVSLLQNKIGKKNVLLIGIAATALGMFTPFVSYTYPVFLFSFVLLGIGNTFIQVSSNPLLREVVSEGKYPSLLSISQFVKAISSLLGPLIVAFMVTFTGDWKNVFLAYGLISILTAIWLSKMVVHEKFKADATSFRKCFALLGDPMIAFMVLSIFLIVGIDVGMNTNIQGLLVSNFGLSLEDSSLGISLYFFSLMVSRFAGAIILSKVSHLKFLKWSSFLTVLFFLGLIFSSNLTATLISIVLVGLASANLFPLIFALTINKRPTRSNEISGLMTMAIIGGAIVPLIMGLVQKNFTVNQGFIVLIVSAVIISFAFRVLKRSDTVL
- a CDS encoding GH36-type glycosyl hydrolase domain-containing protein; its protein translation is MKKYLVIAAFALIFNANAQDKIKVNEELGQQIKTDENFKYVKEKALEIIAEGFNAGDGYREVWIRDYNTFINLAAKVYPKEELKENLLVFFRMQGEDGNIIDGFTPAESIGEGETDFSYTELEPRYAGHKNTVETDQETSLIQTVYKYIKVTGDRSILAEVIGDKTVPERMEWAMDFLMNERFSEEYGLLWGATTADWGDVQPEHGWGVDLDENTHRAIDIYDNAMMVIALDNLMEIIPETKTKWGTVRQNIAENTRKHLWDKKEHKFIPHIYLEGSPFPEDFDENEIYYFGGTAIAIEAGLLSKKEIKASLDEMVSRVKQAGAPSIGLTIYPPYPEGFFANKIMNPVYSYQNGGDWTWFGGRMVLELVKNGFVKEAYEQIQPMTERVVKNKGFYEWYSINNEPRGSGTFKGSAGVLMDAIEALEQTTETK